The following are encoded in a window of Geobacter metallireducens GS-15 genomic DNA:
- a CDS encoding DUF2341 domain-containing protein, translating to MLLFFVASMAVPVFGAGGDKLRDAGDTPQAGKQEAKASVVDGDGRLIVTGYRNLAGLTDDDYWTVKFNPDGTVAWRASYNRAGGSDQATAIAVDSNNDAIVTGFAWNGSNFDIYTVKYRGSDGAKLWENTYNAPAGGNDIGTAIAVDGLNNVYVGGSVQNASGNEDYIVLKFGVNGPNPDGTPLWIATWNGTANGTDKLAAIATGPGGVAVTGQSWNGTDFDVLTIKYDYAGTKLWENRDSSAGTNADAGRKVRVDGSGNVVVAASVNNGTNVDIYTAKYNGTNGALLWSATYNGPTNMDDEPTALALDGGGNVYVTGYATTLTGNEDLVVIRYDSTNGTKAWDKLYDSGGGGHDFGTDIVLDAGGNVYVGGYTLTGAGTTDMLCIKYQNGAASAGELWHTAFNGTAGKSDKAVGLGIKTTDNEFVVVVGGWSDVWTAGASDYDYWQVVLDAGSLNSPGNLTATVLSNTSVKVDWTDNSTNEDGFRIERKLTSEGIWAEVGTVGANVTTFTDTGLTANSTYYYRVRSYNALNGSSNPSDEISVITLYVNYLAPTWNYVFNSSDNSEDYAEAIAVGPDNNPVVTGYSLATLTGFDYYTVKLDHTTGALLWSERYNDVDSELDIAKSVVVDGSNTAIVTGYSSLYYAPAARNINSVFTLKYPAAGGIPLWEGQYNGPGGIDDRARAIATAVDGSNNVAVVGYGKNAANNDDIYLLKYAATPPLDGFGKAIPAWSATPYDGGGNDYPSAVAFDKDGNIVITGYRHNGINYDIYTAKYNGATGVKIWDHILDGAGHGDDYGQSLAVDAVGNVYVTGSTRNAAGNDDIILVKYDGKAVPTASRVIWQKSYDGTTAGNPNADDKGITVKYDLIDDTVVVAGTTLTGTGDHDFIIIRYSSAGNVVWQKVHLRPSSDDYATAMAMDVSGNVSVVGYTGPASGLTTDAMAVKFDYAGNLLAATIYNGAANGYDQALAVTVNSLGETLVAGYTTNATGNADYLVFKGDGTPLQASSPFTASPFYTKADLAWTDTSTGEDGFTIERQVGNCTSSNPWQLLTTTAANTTAYSDTGLNVGEEYCYRVRPFKSGQPDQRWIERDIVLTSPPPPSVVTPVAANTTTVNLTWQDNTTGETGFRIFRCTGSTVSCSAADYAEIGSVASNVTTYSDTGVTAATTYTYKVLSYKTADWQSQFSTPASATTPTPTAPTGLTATRGSEGQIDLAWSDSNNDESGFKIERCTGSGCSTFTQIDTVAASATSYSDIVAVQPDTLYRYQIRAYKTSAAGWNGPYSGVAEATTTSAAPSLTSATAADTTTVSLAWTDTAGSETGYNVERCLGTTCAEQDYSVVVLTAPSATSVSDASACNSTTYTYRVRAVNQGLSRGNGGTWSRKVPLAIANFQPYFQTKVVIPYDADMKADFTDIRFYDETTQREIPYWIESRTNSTTATFWIKTGGFNTISLYYGNGGATGAGNGPLVFELFDGFASAAIDTSKWTTSGAYYSQTGGEFLSSGGPGSWSTGMYSVANFSRPFVFEVNHYRSGGQYMMPGIKSTTADVSYTDFAYAAYPIYDGGGNRLAVYEDGNSRGDNKKAISSDVWQYFRFEVLPTTGANYYHGTSSSDATSFYASTYSTAPSFKVGFANYNQVFKLDNARVRKFAAPEPTVTLGEEAVFGGTFPIMWDGLASNTRSVTTPTPMPPSGFTASRGTEVQIDLAWTDTTSDETGFRIYRCAGAGCSVFSKVGSDLPANTTSFKDTGLTPGTSYTYKVAAFKTASCGWELESVTSTAQTTVLPPAAFAVSPAVTTGCEDIRATESDGTLLSQWVQQLQCNTTGTRIWQKVSSIPVGTKTLYYYYGNTTAPSVDNGDATFEFFDDFTDTAINGAKWTQTLGSAGNFTVQNGTLRGNNSSGRLVSTFKMLNGMLATFKVKTTTLAANTHMVGGVYNGTYDYFGISVGPSHGGYNLYGEWITAVTTTSVPANNMGYSIYSTDGATTTIQGYNWDTGAWYISPMSKSYSINNKPLGLGLTYYGDYYGGQAYQTDWYWVLVRKLAAVAPTATAGTKEYGPFTLGGATFAVRIPLTVNHTATGAAALSNYQAVLPLLDTTPLAVDRITLAWSDNSGSETGFGIERCTGAGCSNFVQIDTSAANTTSYVDRGVDAAQTYCYRIKTLIPTGDSAYSDVVCKSTSTPAPPAGLVTAVSGTRVDLSWTDTTTNEDGFQIERCEGLNCDFTTLDSGFPVTIPQNATATVTYSDTTACAGTYMYRVKSIKPWVTGWPATYTAAVPATLSDPQAPSAFTATAQSEVSVVLGWADNTSDETGFKIERCTGTGCTTFSQIATVAANVTSYTDYGRLPNTTYRYRVRAYKGGGCGWDTPYSAEQEVATTVPLPTGLTLTTPSSTQVAASWTDTTFSETSFKIERCQDAGCSTFSEVGSVSAGVTSYTDSSVCSGTSYTYQVRPVNEGFSSAGGGCWSRRAPLTIANFQPDFLVKLTIPYDADMQADFNDLRFIDQGTGGELPYWIESKTNGATATLWLKTGKTASIYLYYGNPSALAVGSQSGVFGSGLMAYFPFNENAGTTTGTTKDFSGAGNDLTMNGFSAPYGVVSGGPYGNALSLNGGGAWANRAAPNVPTGSVATVEAWIYPKVYADASYNGIVSWSSRGCNGLGFALSIQNSGRPSMPTWCNDYVPGSGATATLNAWNHVAAVLNGQSATLYVNGQQVGATTLPYLPNLSSVNLAVGVLDYPGRYFNGLIDEVRIYNRALTAQEITSRYAAAIPTVSLGAEEQAGGCYTSDWLYTGQPSATKSITTPTIAAPTGFSATRGSESQINLTWTDASNDETNFVIERCSGATCDFSGADTIELPAGPTSYNDVGLLPDTTYRYRLHAKRTASCTSYSAYNTNGIVSASTTVLAPTSLTASASSSTSVTLRWTDNSPSDTGFRIERCMGNPCSNFSLVGYSPGHATSYEDTGVCPGTAYTYQIKAVNVGLSSGGGGSWTRRKPITIANFQPNFQTKMTVAYDAGMKADFSDIRFFDPATNQELPYWIEKKTDSSTATVWVKTRTSSTIHLYYGNPNAESIASGALVFDFFDDFTDNAIDTTKWTVTDGTGFSVSGGYLHGTNVTGRLTSKTSYSPGVILDIKAKTTSFAIDGQIIGGFSAGSYNNVGWLEHPAYVHFINNNSYTAKGGTPTTTANMLYSMAVIDASWVNMQATNFDTGVLYWNAGNVNNGVAAEPIVLGRRYDTDASNDQPYATDWDWIRVRKYAATEPSATVGAEEQSAGYTFTAGYTGPASATATATTPAPVAPGVLTVTPATDTSLLLGWGDPIPDETRFVIYGCNNGDCSSATQIATVAGGTAIYTHPGLTPSIQYCYRVKAEKTAACTTGWEALYTNIACGTAISAQPQTLTATPLNAFTIRLNWADMASDEEGYEIEVKAWNDKWVKTATVGANVTTYVDAIGIEPLKSYTYRVRAYRGSDKSPYSNTASATTQAYVPGDSNCK from the coding sequence CGGTGACGGGGCAGTCGTGGAACGGCACCGATTTCGACGTTCTCACCATCAAGTACGACTACGCCGGCACCAAGCTCTGGGAAAACCGCGACAGCTCGGCAGGCACCAATGCCGACGCGGGACGGAAGGTGAGGGTGGACGGCTCGGGGAACGTTGTCGTTGCCGCCTCGGTCAATAACGGCACCAACGTCGACATCTACACGGCAAAGTACAACGGGACCAATGGCGCCTTGCTCTGGAGCGCTACCTACAACGGACCGACCAACATGGACGACGAGCCGACCGCCCTTGCGCTGGACGGAGGGGGAAACGTCTATGTGACGGGGTATGCCACCACCCTCACCGGGAACGAGGATCTCGTCGTCATCCGGTATGATTCGACCAACGGCACGAAGGCGTGGGACAAGCTCTACGATTCGGGGGGAGGGGGGCACGACTTCGGCACCGACATCGTCTTGGATGCCGGCGGTAACGTCTATGTGGGCGGCTACACCCTCACGGGTGCCGGCACCACCGACATGCTCTGCATCAAGTACCAGAACGGAGCCGCCAGTGCCGGCGAGCTCTGGCACACGGCCTTCAACGGGACGGCAGGTAAGAGCGACAAGGCGGTGGGGCTCGGCATCAAGACCACGGACAACGAGTTCGTGGTGGTTGTTGGGGGATGGTCCGATGTCTGGACCGCCGGCGCATCGGACTACGACTACTGGCAGGTGGTATTGGACGCCGGGAGCCTGAATTCGCCGGGCAACCTGACCGCGACGGTCCTCTCCAACACGTCCGTCAAGGTCGACTGGACCGACAACTCCACCAACGAGGACGGCTTCCGCATCGAGCGCAAGCTCACCAGCGAGGGGATCTGGGCCGAGGTCGGCACGGTGGGGGCCAACGTGACCACCTTCACCGACACGGGGCTCACGGCCAACAGCACCTACTACTACCGGGTCCGTTCCTACAACGCCCTGAACGGCAGCTCAAACCCCTCTGACGAGATCAGCGTCATCACCCTGTATGTGAACTATCTCGCGCCTACCTGGAACTACGTCTTCAACAGCAGCGACAACAGCGAGGACTACGCGGAAGCGATCGCCGTGGGGCCCGACAATAACCCCGTGGTTACGGGCTACAGCCTGGCCACCTTGACCGGTTTCGACTACTACACGGTCAAGCTCGACCATACAACCGGAGCACTCCTCTGGTCAGAGCGCTATAACGATGTGGACAGCGAGCTCGACATCGCCAAGAGCGTGGTTGTGGACGGAAGCAACACCGCCATCGTGACCGGCTACTCCTCTCTCTATTACGCCCCGGCGGCCAGGAACATCAATTCCGTCTTCACGCTCAAGTATCCCGCTGCCGGGGGGATTCCCCTCTGGGAAGGGCAGTACAACGGTCCCGGCGGCATCGACGACCGGGCGCGGGCCATCGCCACCGCCGTCGACGGCTCCAACAACGTGGCGGTGGTGGGGTACGGCAAGAACGCCGCCAACAATGACGACATCTACCTGCTCAAGTATGCCGCCACCCCGCCCCTGGACGGCTTCGGCAAGGCGATACCCGCCTGGTCGGCCACCCCCTACGACGGCGGCGGCAACGACTATCCCTCGGCCGTTGCCTTTGACAAGGACGGGAACATCGTCATTACCGGCTACCGTCACAACGGCATCAACTACGACATCTACACCGCCAAATACAACGGCGCCACCGGCGTCAAAATCTGGGACCACATCCTCGACGGCGCCGGCCACGGCGACGACTATGGCCAGAGCCTGGCCGTGGACGCGGTGGGTAACGTCTACGTCACCGGCAGCACCCGCAACGCCGCGGGCAACGACGACATCATCCTCGTCAAGTATGACGGAAAGGCGGTGCCCACCGCCAGCCGGGTCATCTGGCAGAAGAGCTACGACGGAACTACCGCAGGCAACCCCAATGCCGACGACAAGGGGATCACGGTCAAATACGACCTGATCGACGACACCGTGGTGGTGGCCGGCACGACCCTCACGGGAACCGGCGACCACGACTTCATCATCATCCGCTACAGCAGCGCCGGAAACGTGGTCTGGCAGAAGGTCCACCTCCGCCCCTCGAGCGATGACTATGCAACCGCCATGGCCATGGATGTCAGCGGCAACGTTAGTGTCGTCGGCTATACGGGGCCTGCCAGCGGATTGACCACCGATGCCATGGCGGTGAAATTCGACTACGCGGGAAACCTCCTCGCCGCCACCATCTACAACGGCGCTGCCAACGGCTACGACCAGGCCCTGGCGGTGACGGTCAACTCCCTGGGCGAGACCCTGGTGGCGGGGTATACCACCAACGCTACGGGAAACGCCGATTACCTCGTTTTCAAGGGAGACGGCACGCCGCTGCAGGCGAGCTCCCCCTTTACCGCCTCTCCCTTCTACACAAAGGCCGATCTCGCCTGGACCGATACCTCCACCGGCGAGGACGGGTTCACCATCGAGCGGCAGGTGGGGAACTGCACTTCATCCAACCCCTGGCAGCTGCTCACTACCACTGCCGCCAATACGACCGCCTACTCGGATACGGGGCTCAACGTCGGCGAAGAGTACTGCTACCGCGTCCGGCCATTCAAGAGCGGGCAGCCGGATCAGCGCTGGATCGAGCGCGATATCGTGCTTACCAGCCCGCCGCCCCCCAGCGTCGTGACCCCCGTTGCCGCCAACACCACCACCGTCAATCTCACCTGGCAGGACAACACCACCGGCGAGACCGGTTTCCGCATCTTCCGCTGCACCGGGAGCACTGTGTCCTGCAGTGCCGCGGATTACGCGGAGATCGGCTCCGTCGCGTCCAACGTCACCACCTACAGCGACACTGGCGTCACCGCCGCCACCACCTACACCTACAAGGTTCTTTCCTACAAGACCGCTGACTGGCAGTCCCAGTTCTCCACGCCCGCCAGTGCCACGACGCCGACCCCCACGGCCCCCACGGGCCTGACCGCCACCAGGGGGAGCGAGGGGCAGATCGACCTCGCCTGGAGCGACTCGAATAACGACGAGAGCGGTTTCAAAATCGAACGCTGCACCGGATCGGGATGCAGCACCTTCACCCAGATCGATACGGTTGCCGCCAGCGCCACCTCCTACAGCGACATCGTGGCGGTACAGCCGGACACGCTCTATCGCTACCAGATTCGGGCGTACAAGACGTCGGCTGCCGGCTGGAACGGCCCCTACAGCGGCGTCGCCGAGGCAACCACAACCTCCGCAGCCCCAAGCCTGACCTCAGCCACGGCGGCGGACACCACCACCGTAAGCCTTGCCTGGACCGATACGGCCGGATCCGAAACCGGCTACAATGTCGAGCGCTGCCTTGGCACGACCTGTGCCGAACAGGATTACAGCGTCGTCGTCCTCACCGCCCCCAGCGCGACAAGCGTTTCAGATGCATCAGCCTGCAATTCGACCACCTATACCTACCGGGTCCGCGCCGTAAACCAGGGCCTTTCCCGTGGCAACGGCGGCACCTGGAGCCGGAAGGTTCCCCTCGCCATCGCCAATTTCCAGCCTTACTTCCAGACAAAAGTCGTCATCCCCTACGATGCCGACATGAAGGCCGATTTTACCGACATCCGTTTCTACGACGAGACGACCCAAAGGGAGATTCCCTACTGGATCGAGAGCAGGACCAACAGCACGACCGCCACATTCTGGATCAAAACCGGCGGGTTCAATACGATTTCCCTGTATTACGGTAATGGGGGCGCCACGGGTGCCGGCAACGGTCCGCTGGTATTCGAGCTCTTCGACGGCTTTGCTTCCGCTGCCATAGACACCTCAAAGTGGACCACGTCGGGCGCCTATTACTCACAAACCGGCGGCGAGTTCCTGTCGAGCGGCGGCCCAGGCAGCTGGTCCACGGGGATGTACTCCGTTGCGAACTTCAGCCGTCCCTTTGTCTTCGAGGTGAACCACTACCGCTCGGGCGGCCAATATATGATGCCCGGTATCAAGTCGACCACCGCCGACGTCAGCTACACCGATTTCGCCTATGCGGCCTACCCGATCTATGACGGCGGCGGGAACCGCCTGGCGGTCTACGAGGATGGAAACAGCCGCGGGGACAACAAGAAGGCGATCTCTTCGGATGTGTGGCAATACTTCCGGTTCGAAGTCTTGCCGACTACGGGGGCCAACTACTATCACGGCACCAGCTCCAGCGACGCCACCTCCTTCTATGCGAGCACTTACAGCACGGCTCCATCATTCAAGGTGGGCTTCGCCAACTACAACCAGGTATTCAAGCTCGACAACGCGCGGGTTCGCAAGTTCGCAGCCCCGGAGCCCACAGTGACACTCGGGGAGGAAGCGGTTTTCGGCGGTACCTTCCCCATCATGTGGGACGGGCTAGCAAGTAATACCCGTAGCGTGACAACGCCAACCCCCATGCCCCCTTCTGGGTTTACGGCAAGCCGTGGCACTGAGGTCCAGATCGATCTGGCATGGACCGACACCACCAGTGATGAAACCGGGTTCCGGATTTACCGCTGTGCGGGCGCAGGGTGTTCCGTCTTCAGCAAGGTCGGCAGCGATCTTCCCGCAAATACCACATCGTTCAAGGACACCGGCTTGACCCCCGGCACCAGCTACACGTACAAGGTCGCGGCCTTCAAGACGGCATCCTGCGGCTGGGAGCTGGAGAGCGTCACCTCCACCGCCCAGACGACGGTCCTGCCGCCGGCGGCCTTTGCCGTCAGCCCCGCCGTTACGACCGGCTGCGAGGATATCCGCGCCACCGAGAGTGACGGGACGCTTCTCAGCCAGTGGGTGCAGCAACTCCAGTGCAACACCACAGGCACCAGAATCTGGCAGAAAGTCTCCTCCATCCCCGTGGGGACCAAGACCCTCTACTACTACTACGGCAACACCACTGCGCCCTCCGTTGACAACGGCGATGCCACCTTCGAGTTCTTCGACGACTTCACCGACACTGCCATCAACGGCGCCAAGTGGACCCAGACCCTTGGGAGCGCCGGTAACTTCACTGTCCAGAACGGGACCCTGCGGGGGAACAACAGCAGCGGAAGGCTGGTGTCAACGTTCAAGATGCTTAACGGCATGCTCGCCACCTTCAAAGTCAAGACGACGACCCTGGCTGCCAACACCCACATGGTGGGCGGTGTCTACAACGGGACCTACGACTACTTCGGCATCTCGGTGGGGCCCAGCCACGGCGGGTATAACCTATACGGCGAATGGATTACCGCCGTGACCACCACCTCGGTGCCGGCCAACAACATGGGCTATTCAATATACAGCACCGATGGCGCCACTACGACGATCCAGGGGTACAACTGGGACACCGGCGCGTGGTACATAAGTCCAATGTCCAAGAGCTATTCCATCAACAATAAGCCTCTCGGTCTTGGCCTGACCTATTACGGGGACTATTACGGCGGCCAGGCATACCAGACCGACTGGTACTGGGTTCTGGTGCGAAAGCTTGCTGCCGTTGCCCCGACCGCCACCGCTGGCACGAAGGAGTATGGCCCCTTTACCCTCGGCGGTGCAACGTTTGCCGTCCGCATCCCCCTTACCGTCAACCATACGGCCACGGGGGCGGCGGCGCTCAGCAACTACCAGGCAGTCCTCCCGCTGCTTGACACGACGCCCCTTGCAGTGGACCGGATAACGCTCGCCTGGAGCGACAACTCCGGGTCGGAAACCGGCTTCGGCATCGAGCGCTGCACCGGCGCCGGATGCAGCAACTTCGTCCAGATCGACACGTCCGCTGCCAATACGACATCCTATGTGGACCGGGGGGTGGATGCTGCCCAGACTTACTGCTACCGGATAAAGACGCTGATCCCCACGGGGGATTCGGCATATTCCGACGTGGTCTGCAAGAGCACCTCGACCCCCGCGCCACCGGCCGGCCTGGTGACGGCGGTGAGCGGCACCCGCGTGGACCTTTCCTGGACCGATACCACCACCAACGAGGACGGATTCCAGATCGAGCGGTGTGAGGGGCTCAACTGCGACTTCACCACCCTTGACAGCGGCTTCCCGGTGACCATTCCCCAGAATGCCACTGCTACCGTAACTTACAGCGATACCACCGCCTGCGCCGGAACGTACATGTACCGGGTGAAGTCCATCAAACCGTGGGTCACCGGCTGGCCTGCAACCTATACCGCCGCGGTTCCCGCCACCCTCTCCGATCCCCAGGCACCATCGGCCTTCACGGCCACTGCCCAGTCCGAGGTATCCGTCGTCCTTGGCTGGGCCGACAACACCAGCGACGAAACCGGCTTCAAGATCGAGCGGTGCACCGGCACCGGCTGTACGACGTTCAGCCAGATCGCGACGGTCGCCGCCAACGTGACGAGCTACACCGACTACGGACGCCTTCCCAACACGACCTACCGCTACCGCGTGCGGGCCTACAAGGGGGGCGGGTGCGGTTGGGATACCCCCTACAGCGCCGAGCAGGAGGTTGCCACCACGGTCCCGCTTCCGACGGGCCTGACCCTCACCACGCCCTCAAGCACCCAGGTGGCGGCTTCGTGGACCGACACCACCTTCTCGGAAACCTCCTTCAAGATCGAACGGTGCCAGGATGCCGGCTGCTCCACCTTCAGCGAGGTCGGTTCGGTCAGCGCCGGCGTCACTTCCTATACCGATTCAAGCGTCTGTAGCGGCACGAGCTACACATACCAGGTTCGGCCGGTCAACGAAGGGTTCTCCTCCGCCGGCGGCGGCTGCTGGAGCAGGCGCGCTCCCCTGACGATTGCGAACTTCCAGCCGGATTTCCTCGTGAAACTGACCATCCCCTACGATGCCGACATGCAGGCCGATTTCAACGACCTGCGCTTCATCGATCAAGGCACCGGTGGAGAGCTCCCCTACTGGATCGAGAGCAAGACCAACGGCGCCACGGCCACCTTGTGGCTCAAGACCGGCAAAACGGCTTCCATTTATCTGTATTATGGCAACCCGTCGGCATTGGCTGTCGGTTCCCAATCTGGGGTGTTCGGTTCCGGCCTCATGGCCTACTTTCCTTTCAATGAAAATGCCGGGACCACCACCGGTACCACGAAGGACTTCAGCGGCGCCGGTAACGACCTGACCATGAACGGTTTCAGCGCTCCCTACGGTGTTGTGAGCGGCGGCCCCTACGGCAATGCCCTCAGCCTGAACGGTGGCGGGGCCTGGGCCAACCGGGCGGCCCCCAACGTGCCGACTGGTAGTGTCGCGACGGTGGAGGCATGGATCTATCCCAAGGTCTATGCCGACGCTTCATACAACGGCATCGTTTCCTGGAGCAGCCGTGGCTGCAACGGCCTCGGTTTCGCCCTGAGCATCCAGAACAGCGGCCGTCCCAGCATGCCGACCTGGTGCAACGACTATGTGCCGGGAAGCGGCGCCACGGCCACCCTCAACGCCTGGAACCACGTGGCTGCGGTCCTGAACGGCCAGTCGGCAACGCTCTACGTGAACGGCCAGCAGGTGGGGGCCACGACACTCCCCTATCTGCCGAATCTCTCTTCCGTCAACCTGGCGGTCGGTGTCCTCGACTATCCCGGCCGCTACTTCAACGGCCTTATAGACGAGGTGCGGATTTACAACCGCGCGCTCACCGCCCAGGAAATCACCTCCCGCTATGCCGCCGCCATTCCCACGGTTTCCCTCGGGGCTGAAGAGCAGGCCGGCGGCTGCTATACCTCCGACTGGCTCTACACCGGCCAGCCGAGCGCCACCAAGTCGATCACCACGCCGACCATCGCGGCCCCGACCGGCTTCAGCGCCACAAGGGGAAGCGAATCCCAGATCAACCTGACCTGGACCGACGCCAGCAACGACGAGACCAACTTCGTCATCGAGCGCTGCAGCGGCGCCACGTGCGATTTCAGCGGAGCGGACACCATCGAGCTTCCCGCGGGCCCCACGTCCTACAATGACGTGGGGCTTCTCCCCGACACCACGTACCGGTACCGGCTCCATGCCAAGCGGACGGCATCCTGCACCTCCTACAGCGCCTACAACACCAACGGCATCGTTTCGGCATCCACGACGGTCCTGGCGCCCACCAGTCTGACCGCCTCCGCATCCAGCAGTACCTCCGTCACCCTGCGCTGGACCGACAATTCACCCTCCGACACCGGTTTCCGGATTGAGCGGTGTATGGGGAACCCATGCAGCAACTTCTCGCTCGTTGGCTATTCGCCGGGTCACGCCACCAGCTACGAGGACACCGGTGTCTGCCCCGGCACCGCATACACCTACCAGATCAAGGCGGTGAACGTGGGGCTCTCCTCTGGCGGGGGAGGTTCGTGGACCCGCCGCAAGCCGATCACCATTGCCAACTTCCAGCCCAACTTCCAGACAAAGATGACGGTTGCCTATGATGCCGGCATGAAAGCCGATTTCTCGGATATCCGCTTCTTCGATCCCGCCACCAACCAGGAACTCCCCTACTGGATCGAGAAGAAGACCGACAGCTCCACCGCCACGGTCTGGGTGAAGACCAGGACCAGCAGCACCATCCATCTCTACTACGGGAATCCCAACGCCGAAAGCATCGCCAGCGGCGCTCTCGTCTTCGACTTCTTCGATGATTTCACCGACAACGCCATTGACACGACCAAATGGACGGTCACCGACGGCACCGGCTTCTCGGTCTCCGGCGGCTATCTCCACGGCACCAACGTGACGGGCCGACTGACATCCAAAACCAGCTATTCGCCGGGAGTCATTCTCGACATCAAGGCGAAGACCACCTCGTTTGCCATCGACGGACAGATCATCGGTGGGTTCTCTGCCGGGTCGTACAATAACGTGGGGTGGCTTGAGCACCCCGCCTATGTCCACTTTATCAATAACAATTCCTACACCGCCAAGGGGGGAACCCCGACGACCACCGCAAACATGCTCTACTCCATGGCCGTGATAGATGCGTCGTGGGTCAATATGCAGGCGACCAACTTCGATACCGGCGTCCTCTACTGGAACGCGGGGAACGTCAACAACGGCGTGGCGGCGGAGCCCATCGTCTTGGGGCGCCGCTATGATACCGACGCCTCCAACGACCAGCCCTACGCCACGGACTGGGACTGGATCAGGGTGCGCAAGTACGCGGCAACCGAGCCGTCGGCAACCGTCGGCGCCGAGGAGCAGTCGGCGGGGTATACCTTCACCGCCGGGTACACGGGGCCGGCCAGCGCCACCGCCACAGCAACCACACCCGCTCCCGTTGCGCCGGGTGTCCTGACCGTCACGCCGGCAACGGATACCTCGCTGTTGCTCGGTTGGGGCGACCCGATCCCCGACGAGACCCGCTTCGTCATCTACGGGTGCAACAATGGTGACTGCTCCAGCGCAACGCAGATCGCCACCGTTGCGGGGGGGACGGCGATTTACACGCATCCGGGCCTTACCCCGTCGATCCAGTACTGCTACCGCGTCAAGGCCGAGAAAACCGCTGCCTGCACCACCGGCTGGGAGGCGCTCTACACGAACATCGCCTGCGGGACGGCCATCTCCGCCCAGCCCCAGACCCTGACCGCCACCCCCCTCAATGCCTTCACGATCAGGCTGAATTGGGCCGACATGGCATCGGATGAAGAGGGGTACGAAATCGAGGTCAAGGCATGGAACGACAAGTGGGTGAAGACGGCCACGGTGGGTGCCAACGTTACCACCTATGTCGATGCCATTGGCATCGAACCCCTCAAGAGCTATACCTACCGGGTGCGGGCCTATCGGGGCAGCGATAAATCGCCTTACAGCAACACCGCGTCAGCCACGACCCAGGCCTATGTGCCGGGCGACAGCAACTGCAAATAG